From a region of the Rathayibacter sp. VKM Ac-2804 genome:
- a CDS encoding Gfo/Idh/MocA family oxidoreductase has protein sequence MTTTIPSRRLRVALVGAGYWGPNLARNFSASADWDLVAICDLDPVRAEAVARANGSVPVLRSLSDVLDLPGLDAIAIATPARTHHAIAMAAIAAGLHVLVEKPLADSSVLGIDMVNAAERAGVVLMADHTYCYTPAVLKMKELIAAGSLGDVLFVDAVRINLGLIQPDVDVFWDLAPHDLSILDFIIPGGLRPGNVAAQGSDPLGSGRACVGYLTVPLGQGAIANVHVNWLSPTKIRRMVIGGSRRTLVWDDVNPQQRLSVFDRGVDLGTSLRGGTSRHDAAISYRLGDTWSPALPEREPLADMVTEFATSISERRAPRTDGRAALRVLSVLEQVSDRLLDAGQVSRTTAPAVRLEEASWLS, from the coding sequence ATGACCACCACCATCCCCTCCCGGAGGCTCCGCGTCGCGCTCGTCGGCGCCGGCTACTGGGGCCCGAACCTCGCCCGGAACTTCTCCGCCAGCGCCGACTGGGACCTGGTCGCGATCTGCGACCTCGACCCGGTCCGCGCGGAGGCCGTCGCCCGCGCCAACGGCTCCGTCCCGGTGCTGCGCTCGCTCTCGGACGTCCTCGACCTGCCCGGGCTCGACGCGATCGCCATCGCGACGCCGGCGCGGACCCACCACGCCATCGCCATGGCGGCGATCGCCGCGGGGCTGCACGTGCTCGTCGAGAAGCCGCTCGCCGACTCGAGCGTGCTCGGGATCGACATGGTGAACGCCGCCGAGCGCGCGGGCGTCGTGCTGATGGCCGACCACACCTACTGCTACACGCCGGCCGTGCTGAAGATGAAGGAGCTGATCGCCGCCGGCTCGCTCGGCGACGTGCTCTTCGTCGACGCGGTGCGGATCAACCTCGGGCTGATCCAGCCCGACGTCGACGTGTTCTGGGACCTCGCCCCGCACGACCTGTCGATCCTCGACTTCATCATCCCCGGCGGCCTGCGCCCCGGGAACGTCGCCGCCCAGGGCTCCGACCCGCTCGGCTCCGGCCGCGCCTGCGTCGGCTACCTGACCGTCCCGCTCGGCCAGGGCGCGATCGCCAACGTGCACGTGAACTGGCTCAGCCCGACCAAGATCCGCCGGATGGTGATCGGCGGCTCGCGGCGCACGCTGGTCTGGGACGACGTGAACCCGCAGCAGCGCCTCAGCGTCTTCGACCGCGGCGTCGACCTCGGCACCTCGCTCCGCGGCGGGACCTCCCGCCACGACGCGGCGATCTCCTACCGCCTCGGCGACACCTGGTCGCCCGCTCTGCCCGAGCGCGAGCCGCTCGCCGACATGGTCACGGAGTTCGCGACCTCGATCTCGGAGCGCCGCGCGCCCCGCACCGACGGCCGCGCCGCCCTGCGCGTCCTCAGCGTCCTGGAGCAGGTCAGCGACCGGCTGCTCGACGCCGGCCAGGTCAGCCGCACCACCGCTCCCGCGGTCCGCCTGGAGGAGGCGTCGTGGCTGAGCTGA
- a CDS encoding NAD-dependent epimerase/dehydratase family protein: MAELTPSPVSLEGAEVLVTGGAGTIGSTIVDRLLDTGVGRVDVLDNLVRGRRQNLEHALQDSRVRLIEGDIRDRLTVDSVVRGKDVVFHQAAIRITQCAEDPRLAFDVLAQGSFTVFEAAAAHGVGRVVAASSASVYGLATQFPTPESNNPYANDTIYGAAKAFSEGMLTSFGAMNGLRSTALRYFNVYGPRMDVHGLYTEVLVRWMERIEAGVPPLILGDGAQTMDFVHVDDVARANVVAATAGRDGAFNIGTGVETSLLELARTLLHVMESDLDVDFAPARSVNGVTRRLADTRAARDELGFVTAYDLESGLRSLVEWWRAERMDAPVLSGATR; the protein is encoded by the coding sequence GTGGCTGAGCTGACCCCCTCCCCCGTCTCGCTCGAGGGCGCCGAGGTCCTGGTGACCGGCGGTGCCGGCACCATCGGCTCGACGATCGTCGACCGCCTCCTCGACACCGGCGTCGGCCGGGTCGACGTCCTCGACAACCTCGTCCGAGGGCGCCGGCAGAACCTCGAGCACGCGCTCCAGGACAGCCGTGTCCGGCTGATCGAGGGCGACATCCGCGACCGCTTGACGGTCGACTCGGTCGTCCGCGGCAAGGACGTCGTCTTCCACCAGGCGGCGATCCGCATCACGCAGTGCGCGGAGGACCCGCGCCTCGCTTTCGACGTCCTCGCGCAGGGCTCCTTCACCGTCTTCGAGGCGGCGGCGGCGCACGGCGTGGGCCGGGTGGTGGCCGCGTCCAGCGCCTCCGTCTACGGACTCGCGACGCAGTTCCCGACTCCCGAGAGCAACAACCCCTACGCCAACGACACGATCTACGGCGCGGCGAAGGCCTTCTCGGAGGGCATGCTCACCAGCTTCGGCGCGATGAACGGGCTGCGCTCGACGGCGCTGCGCTACTTCAACGTCTACGGACCGCGGATGGACGTGCACGGCCTCTACACCGAGGTGCTCGTGCGCTGGATGGAGCGGATCGAGGCGGGCGTCCCGCCGCTGATCCTGGGCGACGGCGCGCAGACGATGGACTTCGTGCACGTGGACGACGTCGCGCGGGCCAACGTGGTCGCGGCGACGGCGGGCCGCGACGGCGCGTTCAACATCGGCACGGGGGTCGAGACCAGCCTGCTGGAGCTCGCCCGCACGCTGCTGCACGTCATGGAGTCCGACCTCGACGTCGACTTCGCGCCGGCGCGCTCGGTGAACGGCGTCACCCGGCGCCTGGCCGACACCCGGGCGGCACGCGACGAGCTGGGCTTCGTCACCGCGTACGACCTGGAGAGCGGTCTGCGCTCGCTGGTCGAGTGGTGGCGCGCCGAGCGGATGGACGCCCCCGTCCTGAGCGGAGCGACCCGATGA
- a CDS encoding DegT/DnrJ/EryC1/StrS family aminotransferase: protein MSAASTAPASTGRIDVMRPWLGTEESDALAEVIASGWIAQGPRVARFEAAFAEAMGVGHAVALSSCTTALHLGLVVGGVAAGDDVVVPSFSFIATANAVVHAGGRPVFADVDPVTGNVTAETIAAALTPATRAVIAVDQGGVPVDLEPIRALCDPLGVLVLEDAACGAGSRYHGRSVGAGAALTAWSFHPRKLLTTGEGGMLTTDDADLAARARRLREHSMSVSAADRHGSVLAAPEHYDEVGFNFRMTDLQAALGLVQLGRLPALIERRRALAARYAAAFADVPGLRTVTDPEHGTSNFQSFWIEVGDDYPLERDGLMAELASRDVSARRGIMAAHRQPPYRDHPNADRLPVTERLTDRTLILPLFHALTEQDQDRVIEAVLAPSRLAREHETAVLRA, encoded by the coding sequence ATGAGCGCGGCGAGCACCGCGCCCGCGAGCACCGGCCGCATCGACGTGATGCGCCCCTGGCTGGGCACCGAGGAGAGCGACGCGCTCGCCGAGGTGATCGCCTCCGGCTGGATCGCGCAGGGCCCGCGGGTCGCGCGCTTCGAGGCCGCCTTCGCCGAGGCGATGGGCGTCGGCCACGCGGTCGCGCTGTCCAGCTGCACCACGGCCCTGCACCTCGGGCTCGTGGTCGGCGGCGTCGCGGCCGGGGACGACGTCGTGGTCCCCTCCTTCTCCTTCATCGCGACCGCCAACGCGGTCGTGCACGCCGGCGGCCGGCCCGTCTTCGCCGACGTCGACCCGGTCACGGGCAACGTCACCGCGGAGACGATCGCCGCGGCGCTGACCCCGGCCACCCGCGCGGTGATCGCGGTCGATCAGGGCGGCGTGCCCGTCGACCTCGAGCCGATCCGCGCGCTCTGCGACCCGCTCGGCGTCCTCGTGCTCGAGGACGCGGCCTGCGGCGCCGGCTCGCGGTACCACGGTCGCTCCGTCGGGGCCGGCGCGGCGCTGACGGCCTGGTCGTTCCACCCGCGGAAGCTCCTCACGACCGGTGAGGGCGGGATGCTCACGACGGACGACGCGGACCTCGCGGCCCGCGCCCGCCGCCTGCGCGAGCACTCGATGTCCGTCTCCGCGGCGGACCGGCACGGCAGCGTGCTCGCGGCGCCGGAGCACTACGACGAGGTCGGCTTCAACTTCCGGATGACCGATCTGCAGGCGGCCCTCGGCCTCGTGCAGCTCGGCCGGCTGCCGGCCCTGATCGAGCGCCGCCGGGCGCTCGCGGCCCGCTACGCGGCGGCTTTCGCCGACGTCCCGGGCCTGCGCACGGTGACGGACCCGGAGCACGGCACGAGCAACTTCCAGTCTTTCTGGATCGAGGTCGGCGACGACTACCCGCTCGAGCGCGACGGCCTGATGGCCGAGCTCGCCTCGCGCGACGTCTCGGCCCGCCGCGGCATCATGGCGGCCCACCGCCAGCCGCCGTACCGCGACCACCCGAACGCCGACCGCCTGCCCGTCACCGAGCGCCTCACCGACCGGACGCTGATCCTGCCGCTGTTCCACGCCCTCACCGAGCAGGACCAGGACCGGGTGATCGAGGCCGTTCTGGCCCCGTCGCGCCTGGCTCGCGAGCACGAGACGGCGGTCCTCCGTGCGTGA
- a CDS encoding NeuD/PglB/VioB family sugar acetyltransferase: MRELILVGASGLARETLALLSVSGSHRVIGVVDDGAARWGTEISGVPVIGGLDAIAEHPRAEIAVCVGHGSGRARIVDRLRALGVHDHRYARLVHPAIHVPDDCRIGAGSILLAGVVLTADVAIGRHVVAMPNVTLTHGDRIGSFATLCAGVTLGGGVRVGEEAYLGMGASVRERSRIGRRATLGMGAVLLRDQPAGETWLGVPAGPRIEPVAVRRADSTLEGASA, from the coding sequence GTGCGTGAGCTGATCCTGGTGGGCGCGAGCGGACTGGCGCGGGAGACCCTCGCCCTCCTCTCCGTGAGCGGCAGCCATCGCGTCATCGGCGTCGTCGACGACGGCGCCGCGCGCTGGGGCACCGAGATCTCGGGAGTCCCCGTGATCGGCGGCCTCGACGCGATCGCCGAGCACCCCCGCGCCGAGATCGCCGTCTGCGTCGGCCACGGCAGCGGCCGGGCGCGGATCGTCGACCGCCTCCGTGCGCTCGGCGTGCACGACCACCGCTACGCGCGGCTCGTGCACCCCGCCATCCACGTGCCGGACGACTGCCGGATCGGCGCGGGGAGCATCCTGCTCGCCGGCGTCGTGCTGACCGCCGATGTCGCGATCGGCCGGCACGTGGTGGCGATGCCCAACGTCACCCTCACCCACGGCGACCGCATCGGCTCGTTCGCCACCCTCTGCGCCGGGGTCACCCTCGGCGGCGGAGTGCGGGTGGGCGAGGAGGCGTACCTGGGCATGGGCGCCTCCGTCCGCGAGCGCTCGCGGATCGGCCGCCGGGCGACGCTCGGCATGGGCGCGGTGCTGCTGCGCGATCAGCCGGCCGGCGAGACCTGGCTCGGCGTCCCCGCCGGTCCGCGGATCGAGCCGGTCGCCGTCCGCCGCGCGGACAGCACCCTCGAGGGGGCGTCCGCATGA
- a CDS encoding oligosaccharide flippase family protein, with the protein MTAVQTPPVAAGSSRIASALGWSALSTIALRLGSLALGVVLARLLAPEAFGVYALALTVQSVLMALSDFGLSTDLIRSSEPERRAPTVAVLGLVLGGTLGAAMAASAPMIAAATGSPETAGVLAVLAITLPLAGAGVVPYAALQRRFAQRPLFVIAAVDFVVSTAITLALLAAGTGVLALAVGRVVAQTCTMVLLFVAARERPRLGWDRSIAPSALRFGLPVAIANLISWGVLGTDKVVIAGLIDPVALGYYVLAFNISTWPMTAVGQVVRSVALPAFSRAHEDGRPLPVAAATGLTWALAAPLGALLAALAAPLVHVVYGERWAPAAAALGLLGVVGALRVVADLFSSAALAKGGSGRVAIVQGVWFAALTLALVPAVLGGGFVGAAWAQIGVAALVVGPVFAWLLRSIDVDLRAVGRSLLPPALAAAAAAGAALLVPLGLAAVGLDADWLALLLGGATGGLLYLLLLRTWLLRRVRELTSDRRNAS; encoded by the coding sequence GTGACCGCCGTGCAGACCCCGCCCGTCGCGGCGGGCTCGAGTCGGATCGCCTCGGCGCTGGGCTGGAGCGCGCTCAGCACGATCGCGCTCCGGCTCGGCAGCCTGGCCCTGGGCGTCGTGCTGGCCCGGCTGCTCGCTCCCGAGGCGTTCGGCGTCTACGCGCTCGCGCTCACCGTGCAGTCGGTGCTGATGGCGCTGTCCGACTTCGGTCTCAGCACCGATCTGATCCGCTCGAGCGAGCCCGAGCGGCGCGCGCCGACCGTGGCCGTGCTCGGCCTGGTGCTCGGCGGGACTCTCGGCGCGGCGATGGCGGCCTCGGCGCCGATGATCGCCGCGGCGACGGGCTCGCCCGAGACGGCCGGCGTGCTGGCGGTCCTCGCGATCACCCTGCCGCTGGCCGGGGCCGGAGTGGTCCCCTACGCCGCGCTGCAGCGCCGCTTCGCCCAGCGGCCGCTCTTCGTGATCGCCGCCGTCGACTTCGTCGTCTCGACCGCGATCACCCTCGCGCTGCTCGCCGCCGGGACCGGGGTGCTGGCGCTCGCCGTCGGCCGCGTCGTCGCGCAGACCTGCACGATGGTGCTGCTCTTCGTCGCGGCCCGCGAGCGGCCCCGCCTCGGCTGGGACCGCTCGATCGCCCCCTCCGCGCTGCGCTTCGGCCTGCCGGTGGCGATCGCGAACCTGATCTCGTGGGGCGTGCTCGGCACCGACAAGGTGGTGATCGCCGGGCTGATCGACCCGGTCGCGCTGGGCTACTACGTCCTCGCCTTCAACATCTCGACCTGGCCGATGACCGCGGTGGGACAGGTCGTCCGCTCGGTCGCGCTGCCCGCGTTCTCCCGAGCGCACGAGGACGGCCGCCCGCTGCCCGTCGCCGCGGCGACCGGGCTGACCTGGGCGCTCGCCGCTCCGCTCGGCGCACTGCTCGCCGCCCTGGCCGCGCCGCTGGTGCACGTCGTCTACGGCGAGCGCTGGGCTCCCGCCGCGGCGGCACTGGGGCTGCTCGGCGTCGTCGGCGCGCTGCGGGTGGTGGCCGATCTCTTCAGCTCGGCGGCGCTCGCGAAGGGCGGCTCCGGTCGCGTCGCGATCGTGCAGGGCGTCTGGTTCGCGGCGCTGACGCTCGCGCTCGTGCCCGCGGTGCTCGGCGGCGGCTTCGTCGGCGCGGCCTGGGCGCAGATCGGGGTGGCCGCGCTCGTGGTCGGTCCCGTCTTCGCCTGGCTGCTGCGCTCGATCGACGTCGACCTGCGCGCCGTCGGCCGCTCCCTGCTGCCGCCGGCGCTCGCCGCGGCGGCCGCCGCCGGTGCCGCGCTGCTCGTCCCGCTCGGCCTCGCGGCCGTCGGCCTGGATGCCGACTGGCTCGCCCTGCTCCTGGGCGGCGCGACCGGCGGCCTGCTCTACCTCCTCCTCCTGCGGACCTGGCTGCTGCGCCGGGTCCGCGAGCTCACCTCCGACCGAAGGAACGCCTCATGA
- a CDS encoding DegT/DnrJ/EryC1/StrS family aminotransferase translates to MTTEPIVPLADLHLQHLVVADVIREGFDRVLADSSFVRGPDVSRFEEEFAAYCDVRHTIGVGNGTDALELALLALDLAPGDEVLVPANTFVATAEAVVRAGARPVFVDCDDDYLIDVDSAAQARTPRTRAVMAVHLYGQCAPVEQLAAALGDGVRIVEDAAQAQGARRFGARAGSLGAIAGTSFYPGKNLGAYGDAGGVMTDDDELAAAVRRLGNHGGLSAYRHDVVGTNSRLDSLQAVVLSAKLAHLDEWNQQRRDAAARYGELLDGVDGLVLPRTAPGNEHVHHLYVVRTPERERLRTALAGAGVATGVHYPTPVHLLAPFLPASGRPRSLPRAEAFAGQLLTLPLFPGITAAQQEYVAESLIAVLRSTTSAAPSPAGVLS, encoded by the coding sequence ATGACCACCGAGCCGATCGTCCCGCTCGCCGATCTGCACCTCCAGCACCTCGTCGTCGCCGACGTGATCCGGGAGGGCTTCGACCGCGTGCTCGCGGACTCGTCGTTCGTCCGCGGGCCGGACGTGTCCCGCTTCGAGGAGGAGTTCGCGGCCTACTGCGACGTGCGCCACACGATCGGCGTGGGCAACGGGACGGACGCGCTCGAGCTCGCCCTCCTGGCCCTCGACCTCGCGCCCGGCGACGAGGTGCTCGTGCCCGCGAACACCTTCGTGGCGACCGCCGAGGCCGTCGTCCGCGCCGGTGCGCGGCCGGTGTTCGTCGACTGCGACGACGACTACCTGATCGACGTCGACTCCGCGGCCCAGGCGCGCACCCCGCGCACCCGCGCCGTGATGGCCGTGCACCTCTACGGGCAGTGCGCTCCCGTCGAGCAGCTGGCGGCGGCGCTCGGCGACGGCGTGCGGATCGTCGAGGACGCCGCCCAGGCGCAGGGCGCCCGGCGCTTCGGCGCCCGCGCGGGCTCGCTCGGCGCCATCGCCGGCACCAGCTTCTACCCGGGCAAGAACCTCGGCGCCTACGGCGACGCGGGCGGAGTGATGACCGACGACGACGAGCTCGCCGCGGCCGTCCGCCGGCTGGGCAACCACGGCGGTCTCAGCGCCTACCGGCACGACGTCGTCGGCACCAACTCGCGGCTCGACTCGCTGCAGGCGGTCGTGCTGAGCGCGAAGCTCGCGCACCTCGACGAGTGGAACCAGCAGCGCCGCGACGCCGCCGCGCGCTACGGCGAGCTGCTCGACGGCGTGGACGGGCTCGTCCTCCCCCGCACCGCACCGGGCAACGAGCACGTGCACCACCTCTACGTCGTGCGCACGCCGGAGCGGGAGCGGCTGCGCACCGCGCTCGCGGGGGCGGGCGTCGCGACGGGCGTGCACTACCCGACGCCGGTGCACCTGCTGGCTCCGTTCCTCCCCGCCTCCGGCCGCCCGCGCTCGCTGCCGCGCGCCGAGGCGTTCGCCGGTCAGCTGCTGACCCTGCCGCTGTTCCCGGGGATCACCGCGGCTCAGCAGGAGTACGTGGCGGAGTCGCTGATCGCCGTGCTGCGGAGCACGACCTCCGCCGCCCCGAGCCCGGCGGGGGTGCTGTCGTGA
- a CDS encoding glycosyltransferase family 2 protein has translation MTTAVAAETRRGRTVPVEDVDTSDATVSVLIPLHDYAQFLPAAAASALGQTGVRVQLVIVDDRSTDDSLAVARAIAAGDDRVLVLANPRNLGPVGSVLAALAVATGEFSWYLDADDVIAPGALARAVAVARAHPSVGLVYGHPVHFPDGSVLPVARTTPTSWLLWSGGDWLHERCRTGLNVITSPEVLVRRSVLDRVGWPRPLPHTYDMELWLRLSAASDVAYIQGVDQAWHREHAGSRSDTVTPLHDLRERLLAFETFFADPGGPLERRAELEHLARRALARDALVKGAQRFDSGGSETTELEAHLGFAHAVYRDAARLPEWERLQSRLLSAPSDRFAPRFLAERVLRRLRTDRSWRRWHREGSF, from the coding sequence GTGACGACCGCCGTCGCCGCGGAGACTCGACGCGGTCGCACGGTGCCGGTCGAGGACGTCGACACCTCCGACGCCACCGTCTCGGTCCTCATTCCGCTGCACGACTACGCGCAGTTCCTGCCTGCGGCCGCGGCGAGCGCCCTCGGCCAGACGGGCGTCCGCGTGCAGCTGGTGATCGTCGACGACCGCTCCACCGACGACTCGCTCGCGGTCGCGCGCGCCATCGCCGCCGGCGACGACCGCGTGCTGGTGCTGGCGAACCCGCGGAACCTCGGGCCCGTCGGCAGCGTGCTCGCCGCGCTCGCCGTCGCGACCGGCGAGTTCTCCTGGTACCTCGACGCCGACGACGTGATCGCGCCGGGCGCTCTGGCTCGCGCGGTCGCCGTCGCGCGCGCGCACCCCTCGGTGGGACTGGTCTACGGCCACCCCGTGCACTTCCCCGACGGCAGCGTGCTGCCCGTGGCCCGGACCACGCCGACCTCCTGGCTGCTCTGGTCCGGCGGTGACTGGCTGCACGAGCGCTGCCGCACCGGGCTCAACGTGATCACCTCGCCCGAGGTGCTCGTGCGCCGCTCCGTCCTCGACCGGGTCGGCTGGCCCCGGCCGCTGCCGCACACCTACGACATGGAGCTCTGGCTGCGCCTCTCCGCCGCGTCCGACGTCGCCTACATCCAGGGCGTCGACCAGGCGTGGCACCGCGAGCACGCCGGCAGCCGCTCGGACACCGTGACCCCGCTGCACGACCTCCGCGAGCGCCTGCTCGCCTTCGAGACCTTCTTCGCCGATCCCGGCGGACCGCTCGAGCGGCGCGCCGAGCTCGAGCACCTCGCCCGCCGCGCTCTCGCCCGCGACGCCCTCGTGAAGGGTGCCCAGCGCTTCGACAGCGGCGGCTCCGAGACGACCGAGCTCGAGGCGCACCTCGGCTTCGCGCACGCGGTCTACCGCGACGCGGCCCGGCTGCCCGAGTGGGAGCGCCTGCAGTCCCGCCTGCTGAGCGCGCCGAGCGACCGGTTCGCCCCGCGCTTCCTCGCGGAGCGCGTGCTGCGGCGCCTGCGCACCGACCGGTCCTGGCGCCGCTGGCACCGCGAGGGGAGCTTCTGA
- a CDS encoding glycosyltransferase family 1 protein, whose amino-acid sequence MRASRVPGELVRRLRTTGGRDLLQRAVRSLGDRVGVRELDMPLLPSDIADSGLLHLPAAPARAEGPAAIGWICTPPDRGSGGHTTLFRMVQGLVERGHRCTLFLYDRHGADFETRAAIIRAGWPWLDVDIRSVDDGVTGVDAAVATSWETAHVLATRGTAPMARLYFVQDYEPFFHPRGTLAALAEDSYRFGFRTIALGEMVRSHLDALGVESETAPFGCDTATYTLENPEGERSGVVFYAKPAADRRGYLLGRKALALFHAEHPEVPIHVYGTAPGAWDVPVIEHGTLAPRELAALYNRCSAGIALSFTNISLVAEELLACGAVAVVNDAVDARADLPHPGASWARPTPAGIAEALGRAVAAARPGREVAAGVRHGWGVAQEVVERVVLDELARTTLAAPASAPALVPTLAPARSES is encoded by the coding sequence ATGCGCGCCTCCCGCGTCCCCGGCGAACTCGTCCGGCGCCTGCGCACCACCGGCGGCCGCGATCTGCTGCAGCGCGCCGTCCGCTCGCTCGGCGACCGCGTCGGCGTCCGCGAGCTCGACATGCCGCTGCTCCCCAGCGACATCGCCGACTCCGGCCTGCTCCACCTGCCCGCCGCCCCGGCCCGCGCCGAGGGCCCCGCAGCGATCGGCTGGATCTGCACGCCGCCGGACCGCGGCTCAGGCGGCCACACCACCCTGTTCCGGATGGTGCAGGGCCTGGTCGAGCGCGGCCACCGCTGCACCCTGTTCCTCTACGACCGGCACGGCGCCGACTTCGAGACGCGCGCCGCGATCATCCGCGCCGGCTGGCCATGGCTCGACGTCGACATCCGCAGCGTCGACGACGGCGTCACCGGCGTCGACGCCGCGGTCGCGACCTCCTGGGAGACGGCGCACGTGCTCGCCACCCGCGGCACGGCGCCGATGGCGCGGCTGTACTTCGTGCAGGACTACGAGCCGTTCTTCCACCCTCGCGGCACCCTCGCCGCCCTGGCGGAGGACAGCTACCGGTTCGGCTTCCGCACCATCGCCCTCGGCGAGATGGTGCGCTCGCACCTCGACGCGCTCGGCGTCGAGAGCGAGACCGCCCCGTTCGGCTGCGACACCGCGACCTACACGCTCGAGAACCCCGAGGGCGAGCGCTCGGGCGTCGTCTTCTACGCCAAGCCCGCGGCCGACCGCCGCGGCTACCTCCTCGGCCGGAAGGCGCTCGCGCTCTTCCACGCCGAGCATCCGGAGGTGCCGATCCACGTCTACGGCACGGCACCCGGAGCGTGGGACGTGCCGGTGATCGAGCACGGCACCCTCGCGCCGCGCGAGCTCGCCGCGCTCTACAACCGCTGCTCGGCCGGCATCGCGCTCTCCTTCACCAACATCTCGCTGGTGGCGGAGGAGCTCCTCGCCTGCGGCGCCGTCGCCGTGGTGAACGACGCCGTCGACGCCCGTGCCGACCTGCCGCACCCCGGCGCCAGCTGGGCCCGGCCGACCCCGGCGGGCATCGCGGAGGCGCTCGGCCGCGCGGTCGCGGCCGCCCGCCCCGGCCGCGAGGTCGCCGCCGGCGTCCGGCACGGCTGGGGCGTCGCCCAGGAGGTCGTCGAGCGCGTCGTGCTCGACGAGCTCGCCCGGACCACCCTCGCCGCCCCCGCATCCGCCCCCGCACTCGTCCCCACCCTCGCCCCCGCTCGATCGGAGAGCTGA